In the genome of Perca fluviatilis chromosome 4, GENO_Pfluv_1.0, whole genome shotgun sequence, one region contains:
- the chchd4b gene encoding LOW QUALITY PROTEIN: coiled-coil-helix-coiled-coil-helix domain containing 4b (The sequence of the model RefSeq protein was modified relative to this genomic sequence to represent the inferred CDS: inserted 1 base in 1 codon): MSSVREEGKDRIIFVTKEDHATPSSAELVEEDPNNDPYEERGLILPSGXINWNCPCLGGMASGPCGTEFKDAFSCFHYSKEEVKGSECLEQFRAMQECMQRYPELYPQEDEKVQREQSSETHQTSQDSASAETSGANSASATKQDADSTQPYTEGSVES; encoded by the exons GTAAAGACCGAATCATCTTTGTCACCAAAGAGGATCATGCAACACCCAGCAGTGCTGAGCTTGTAGAGGAAGATCCTAATAATGACCCATATGAGGAGCGAG GCCTGATTCTTCCCAGTG GGATCAACTGGAACTGCCCCTGCCTGGGTGGGATGGCCAGTGGACCCTGTGGGACTGAATTTAAGGATGCCTTCTCCTGTTTCCACTATAGTAAGGAGGAGGTGAAGGGTTCTGAATGCCTGGAGCAGTTTAGGGCCATGCAGGAGTGTATGCAGCGCTACCCGGAGCTCTATCCGCAAGAAGACGAGAAGGTGCAACGAGAACAATCATCTGAAACTCACCAGACCTCACAAGACTCTGCATCTGCAGAAACGTCAGGTGCAAACTCAGCATCTGCCACTAAGCAAGACGCTGATTCTACACAACCCTACACAGAGGGCTCAGTGGAAAGCTAA